The following are encoded together in the Tepidiforma bonchosmolovskayae genome:
- the atpH gene encoding ATP synthase F1 subunit delta, with translation MANIAAARRYAQAAFELARDRGEVSAWRSEVNDVATVLSESQLAPMLADPKIPLEQKFAALERVLVVSPLVMNLAKLLVQKGRSLDARAVADAFNRLADDYEGIAHAEVTTAVELPPERVAAIERQLSERFGKKVIAATKVDPSIIGGAIIRVGDRLIDGSIRTRLKLLRRELEGAR, from the coding sequence ATGGCGAACATCGCTGCGGCACGGCGTTACGCGCAGGCTGCGTTCGAGCTCGCCCGCGACCGCGGTGAGGTCTCGGCCTGGCGGTCCGAAGTCAACGATGTCGCGACGGTGCTGAGCGAATCGCAGCTCGCACCAATGCTCGCAGACCCGAAAATCCCGCTGGAGCAGAAGTTCGCGGCCCTTGAGCGTGTTCTCGTCGTCTCGCCGCTGGTCATGAACCTGGCGAAACTCCTGGTGCAGAAAGGGCGGTCACTCGACGCCCGCGCCGTGGCCGACGCCTTTAACCGGCTCGCCGACGACTACGAAGGGATTGCCCACGCTGAGGTGACCACGGCTGTCGAGCTGCCGCCTGAGCGGGTCGCCGCAATCGAGCGCCAGCTCAGCGAACGGTTCGGGAAAAAGGTCATCGCCGCGACGAAGGTGGACCCGTCCATCATCGGGGGCGCCATCATCCGCGTCGGCGACCGCCTTATCGATGGAAGCATCCGGACGCGGCTCAAGCTGCTGCGTCGTGAACTGGAGGGTGCCCGGTGA
- the atpF gene encoding F0F1 ATP synthase subunit B codes for MGEAFSALGISVPLLVAQLVNFSILLVILRFTLYRPVLRMLDERKQRIAEGLNAAEIARREAASAQANIQAQLEAARKEGQEIVANAQAIATRIETEAKEQAAREREAALEKARNEIQLERDRAIAELRREFAAITVAAAEKVINQSLDSQAHQRVIEETLAESRFSGN; via the coding sequence ATGGGCGAGGCATTTTCCGCCCTCGGTATCAGCGTGCCGCTGCTCGTAGCCCAGCTGGTGAACTTCTCCATCCTGCTGGTCATCCTGCGGTTTACCCTCTATCGGCCTGTGCTGCGGATGCTCGACGAGCGGAAGCAGCGGATTGCCGAAGGGCTCAACGCCGCTGAGATTGCGAGGCGCGAGGCCGCATCCGCGCAGGCCAACATCCAGGCGCAGCTCGAGGCCGCCCGGAAGGAGGGCCAGGAGATCGTTGCGAACGCCCAGGCTATCGCAACGCGCATCGAGACCGAGGCGAAGGAACAGGCCGCGCGCGAGCGCGAGGCCGCCCTCGAGAAGGCCCGCAACGAAATTCAGCTCGAACGGGACCGGGCTATCGCCGAGCTCCGCCGCGAATTCGCCGCCATCACTGTCGCCGCGGCGGAAAAGGTCATCAACCAGTCGCTCGACTCCCAGGCACACCAGCGTGTCATCGAAGAGACGCTGGCCGAGTCCCGGTTTAGCGGGAACTGA
- a CDS encoding ATP synthase F0 subunit C, whose protein sequence is MNLLSYLPFLVILETDGAKAIGAAIAMAVGGIAPALAIGMLVGKAMEALGRNPEARAAIQTNMILGVAFAEAIGIYALLSALIIAFVI, encoded by the coding sequence ATGAACCTTCTCAGCTATCTGCCGTTCCTCGTCATTCTCGAGACCGACGGCGCCAAGGCAATCGGCGCTGCCATCGCGATGGCCGTCGGCGGCATCGCGCCCGCCCTCGCCATCGGCATGCTCGTCGGCAAGGCGATGGAAGCCCTCGGCCGGAATCCGGAAGCCCGCGCCGCCATCCAGACGAACATGATTCTCGGCGTCGCCTTCGCGGAAGCCATCGGCATCTACGCGCTGCTCTCCGCGCTCATCATCGCGTTCGTCATCTAG
- a CDS encoding F0F1 ATP synthase subunit A: MKIILIAVVVLAVLATGFIVAAGPEPHIVIPGEVVWKVGFMPITSTLMASWLAMAVLILGTFAMTRGMKLIPSGAQNFIESVIEFLYGQVEEIAGEKNARRFFPVVGTFFLFILVANWIALTPIFKSIGWTKDYGHEIFHEIQLKAEEGKPFDKDKHFLAWQMKDAGGVGLAQTGAGTFKFKIHSGEEPSVALDRYIIALAEFYTDFKPSADAAHGEGEPEKADVEAAFAALQADPKAPKFIAADDHGHGGEADGHHGVSSHALGATFTALDFPGDKIALVYPFFRAAFSELNNTLALAIFAFLVIEFWGFQSLGFGYLGKFFINPLKNPILTFVGILELLSEFIRIISFAFRLFGNIFAGGVLLLILTFLVPFIAPLGIYGLEMFVGLIQAIVFSLLLLVFAVGAVEHHGDEEHHDSHDDGHHPGGGHADVHHLEPGAVQAH; encoded by the coding sequence TTGAAAATCATCCTGATCGCAGTCGTCGTCCTGGCGGTCCTGGCGACCGGCTTCATCGTCGCTGCCGGGCCCGAACCCCACATCGTCATCCCCGGCGAGGTGGTGTGGAAGGTCGGCTTCATGCCGATCACCTCAACGCTCATGGCCTCTTGGCTCGCGATGGCTGTCCTCATCCTCGGGACCTTCGCCATGACCCGGGGCATGAAGCTCATTCCCTCCGGCGCCCAGAACTTCATCGAATCGGTCATCGAGTTCCTGTACGGCCAGGTTGAAGAGATTGCCGGTGAAAAGAACGCGCGGCGCTTCTTCCCCGTCGTCGGCACCTTCTTCCTCTTCATCCTCGTTGCCAACTGGATCGCCCTCACACCGATCTTTAAATCAATCGGCTGGACCAAGGATTACGGCCACGAAATCTTCCACGAGATCCAGCTCAAAGCCGAGGAAGGCAAGCCGTTCGATAAGGACAAGCACTTCCTTGCCTGGCAAATGAAAGATGCCGGCGGGGTCGGTCTCGCCCAGACCGGCGCCGGCACATTCAAGTTCAAAATCCATAGCGGCGAAGAGCCGTCCGTAGCCCTCGACCGGTACATCATCGCGCTCGCCGAGTTCTACACCGACTTCAAGCCGTCCGCCGATGCCGCGCACGGCGAGGGCGAGCCCGAGAAGGCGGATGTCGAGGCAGCGTTCGCCGCGCTCCAGGCCGACCCGAAGGCGCCCAAGTTCATCGCCGCTGACGACCACGGTCACGGCGGCGAGGCCGATGGTCATCACGGCGTGAGCAGCCACGCGCTCGGTGCGACCTTCACGGCGCTTGACTTCCCGGGCGACAAGATTGCGCTGGTCTATCCGTTCTTCCGCGCAGCCTTCAGCGAGCTGAATAACACGCTGGCGCTTGCCATCTTCGCCTTCCTTGTCATTGAATTCTGGGGATTCCAGTCCCTCGGGTTCGGTTACCTCGGCAAGTTCTTCATCAATCCGCTGAAAAATCCGATCCTCACGTTCGTCGGTATCCTCGAGCTCCTCTCCGAGTTCATCCGCATCATCAGCTTCGCCTTCCGGCTCTTCGGCAACATCTTCGCCGGCGGCGTCCTGCTGCTGATTTTGACATTCCTTGTTCCGTTCATCGCGCCGCTTGGTATCTACGGCCTTGAGATGTTCGTTGGTCTGATCCAGGCCATCGTGTTCTCCCTCCTGCTCCTTGTCTTCGCGGTCGGTGCCGTTGAGCACCATGGCGATGAGGAGCATCACGACAGCCACGACGACGGGCATCACCCGGGCGGCGGCCATGCCGACGTCCATCATCTCGAACCGGGGGCAGTCCAGGCGCACTAG
- a CDS encoding AtpZ/AtpI family protein, with product MKSWLVPAASLLGAGWFFATAVILGVVVGRWADDRTGLEPTFTLVGIVVGLAVALIGGYRMLQPLMSRLGDEPPE from the coding sequence GTGAAAAGCTGGCTCGTACCCGCAGCCAGCCTCCTCGGCGCCGGGTGGTTCTTCGCAACCGCCGTCATCCTCGGGGTGGTCGTTGGTCGTTGGGCCGATGACCGGACCGGGCTCGAGCCCACATTCACGCTCGTCGGGATTGTCGTCGGCTTAGCCGTTGCGCTCATCGGCGGCTACCGTATGCTGCAGCCCCTGATGAGCCGGCTCGGCGACGAGCCACCGGAGTGA
- a CDS encoding bifunctional nuclease family protein, with amino-acid sequence MRELSIESIRLSLMNYQRVVILREKDSDRYLPIWIGPAEADAIAVRLQDVSVARPLTHDLLRNMIEQLGARVAYIVVNDLENDTFYARIVLDVNGRTLEVDSRPSDAIALAVRVDAPIFAEESVLDRAGVILDENDESEERSAPARPLEETKPADPEELEKLGVFKEFIEGLDLDDFDKR; translated from the coding sequence ATGAGAGAGCTGAGCATCGAGAGCATCCGGCTGAGCCTCATGAACTACCAGCGCGTAGTCATCCTGCGCGAAAAGGATTCCGACCGCTACCTCCCTATCTGGATCGGCCCCGCAGAGGCTGATGCCATCGCCGTTCGCCTCCAGGATGTTTCGGTCGCCCGTCCGCTCACCCATGACCTCCTCCGGAACATGATCGAGCAGCTCGGCGCCCGCGTTGCCTACATCGTGGTCAACGACCTCGAGAACGACACCTTCTACGCCCGCATCGTGCTCGATGTGAATGGGCGCACGCTCGAAGTCGACAGCCGCCCCTCGGACGCGATCGCGCTCGCCGTCCGGGTCGATGCGCCCATCTTCGCCGAAGAATCCGTGCTCGACCGCGCAGGCGTCATCCTCGATGAGAACGACGAAAGCGAAGAGCGCTCGGCGCCCGCCCGTCCGCTCGAGGAGACGAAGCCGGCCGACCCGGAGGAACTCGAAAAACTGGGCGTGTTCAAGGAGTTCATCGAGGGTCTCGACCTCGATGATTTCGACAAGCGCTAG
- a CDS encoding MFS transporter, with translation MLSYTRFSSRVAQNALNFGLVLLITEETGRAVYTSLLVLALVVPSTVAGIVAGTAADILPKRLIVVLADVTRVLLCVAFLREGGSTVSYYAFAVLLASTSQFAGTAESAILPAIVRRDELARANAISQAVGGAAQAIGLGVVTPVVLRLIESRDVLFAICAGLFALAAVQALLIGSTAAPDRREVGGEPGGRWWTAGWRAMRSDRAVLHAAVELTLISATVIILSGLIPTYITDVLGVRIDFGAIVLLPAVVGVAAGLRVAGFLARRVPHSLLSSAGFVIFVSCLGLLAIVNQLAVFLGGFGMFSWLNSVSIGRFDGGGVIAMAVMLPLGFAYAVVSVAGQTVIDDRVPLSLRGRVGATQAAMAAVASSIPVVAAGALSDVIGVAPVFALVALATGAVAVANLRSGRGADRGPRAVEFAHR, from the coding sequence ATGCTCAGCTACACCCGGTTTTCATCCCGGGTCGCCCAAAACGCCCTGAACTTCGGGCTTGTCCTGCTCATCACCGAGGAGACCGGCAGGGCCGTCTATACGTCCCTCCTCGTCCTCGCCCTCGTCGTGCCTTCGACCGTCGCCGGGATTGTCGCCGGGACGGCCGCCGATATCCTCCCCAAACGTCTCATCGTCGTCCTTGCCGATGTCACGCGCGTGCTCCTCTGCGTCGCCTTCCTCCGCGAAGGCGGGAGCACGGTGAGCTACTACGCCTTCGCGGTCCTCCTCGCCTCGACATCCCAGTTCGCCGGTACTGCCGAGAGCGCCATCCTTCCGGCAATCGTCCGGCGGGACGAGCTGGCCCGCGCCAACGCCATCAGCCAGGCCGTCGGCGGCGCTGCCCAGGCCATCGGCCTCGGTGTCGTCACGCCAGTCGTCCTGCGCCTCATCGAGTCCCGTGATGTCCTGTTCGCCATCTGCGCAGGGCTCTTCGCCCTCGCAGCAGTCCAGGCCCTGCTGATCGGCAGCACGGCCGCGCCGGACCGCCGCGAGGTCGGCGGCGAGCCCGGGGGCCGCTGGTGGACCGCCGGCTGGCGCGCGATGCGCAGCGACCGCGCCGTACTGCACGCCGCCGTTGAGCTGACGCTCATCTCCGCGACGGTCATCATCCTCAGCGGTCTCATCCCGACGTACATCACCGACGTGTTGGGCGTACGGATCGACTTCGGCGCGATTGTCCTGCTTCCTGCCGTCGTCGGCGTTGCCGCGGGCCTGCGGGTGGCCGGCTTTCTTGCCCGGCGCGTTCCGCATTCACTGCTGAGCAGCGCCGGGTTCGTGATCTTTGTGAGCTGCCTGGGACTGCTGGCCATCGTCAACCAGCTCGCGGTATTCCTCGGCGGCTTCGGAATGTTCTCCTGGCTCAATAGCGTCTCCATCGGCCGGTTCGATGGCGGCGGCGTCATCGCGATGGCCGTCATGCTCCCGCTCGGCTTTGCCTACGCCGTGGTGTCGGTCGCCGGTCAGACGGTGATCGACGACCGTGTGCCGCTTAGCCTCAGGGGCAGGGTCGGGGCCACCCAGGCGGCGATGGCCGCCGTCGCATCTTCGATACCAGTCGTCGCGGCCGGTGCATTGAGCGACGTGATCGGCGTCGCGCCCGTCTTCGCCCTCGTCGCGCTCGCGACCGGCGCTGTCGCCGTGGCGAACCTCCGCAGCGGGCGCGGCGCCGACCGGGGCCCGCGGGCTGTGGAATTCGCGCATCGTTGA
- a CDS encoding DUF951 domain-containing protein, which translates to MVPDFAEGDVVRMKRQHPCGGWEWRIYRVGADMGIECLTCGRRVLLERRKFESRVRGRTRRED; encoded by the coding sequence ATGGTTCCTGACTTTGCCGAGGGCGACGTCGTCCGGATGAAGCGCCAGCACCCCTGCGGCGGCTGGGAGTGGCGCATCTACCGTGTCGGCGCGGATATGGGCATCGAGTGCCTGACCTGCGGACGTCGCGTCCTCCTCGAGCGGCGAAAGTTCGAGAGCAGGGTCAGGGGGCGCACCCGCCGTGAGGACTGA
- the pyrF gene encoding orotidine-5'-phosphate decarboxylase gives MTFIERLAARSRALDSLVCVGLDPDFRRHRVEEVAPFLRDVIAATMPYAACYKPNVAFFEQWGIPGLRALEAVLEAIPGEVPVIGDAKRGDIGSTAEAYARALFEAWGFDAVTVNPYLGRDSVEPFLAYRDRGVYLLCRTSNPGAGDFQSLELSDGTRLYEHVAATVAGWGANAGLVVGATAPAELARVRELVPGLPLLIPGVGSQGGTPGEVIGAAGYRHGYVLVNASRSIVYAGAGPEAAANAARALRDALRAARNGS, from the coding sequence GTGACCTTCATCGAACGGCTCGCAGCGCGGTCGCGCGCACTCGACTCACTCGTCTGCGTCGGCCTCGACCCCGATTTCCGACGTCACCGCGTCGAGGAGGTCGCCCCCTTTCTCCGTGATGTCATCGCCGCGACGATGCCGTATGCCGCCTGCTACAAGCCCAACGTCGCCTTCTTTGAGCAGTGGGGCATTCCCGGCCTTCGCGCGCTGGAAGCGGTCCTCGAGGCCATCCCTGGCGAGGTTCCCGTCATCGGCGATGCAAAGCGCGGGGACATCGGCTCGACGGCTGAGGCGTACGCGCGCGCGCTCTTCGAGGCCTGGGGCTTCGACGCCGTCACCGTCAATCCCTACCTCGGCCGCGACTCGGTCGAGCCGTTTCTTGCCTATCGCGACCGGGGTGTCTACCTGCTTTGCCGTACATCGAACCCTGGCGCCGGGGACTTTCAGTCGCTCGAGCTCTCGGACGGCACGCGGCTGTACGAGCATGTCGCCGCAACCGTGGCCGGGTGGGGCGCCAACGCCGGGCTGGTAGTCGGCGCCACCGCCCCCGCTGAGCTGGCGCGCGTGCGGGAACTCGTACCCGGGCTCCCGCTGCTTATCCCGGGCGTCGGCTCGCAGGGCGGTACGCCTGGGGAAGTCATCGGCGCGGCCGGCTATCGCCACGGATACGTCCTCGTCAACGCCTCGCGGAGCATCGTGTACGCCGGCGCGGGACCCGAAGCGGCTGCGAACGCCGCGCGGGCGCTCCGCGACGCGCTCCGTGCCGCTCGCAATGGTTCCTGA
- the murI gene encoding glutamate racemase: MDARPVGMFDSGVGGLAVLRAFRELAPAERVLYFADTAWFPYGPRPAAEVRKRAFAITHRLLESDVKLVVVACNTASAAALADLREAFPGVPFVGMVPGVKPAAQQSRSRRVVVLATPGTLDGDLLQRVVEEFGRGTQVVRVAGHGLAEAVEAGEVSSPAVRARLRELLGPEVARGADTVVLGCTHYAFLGPVIAAEFPGIATVDTSVPVARRAVDLLREMDALSPGPGGIDLIVSQDPEEFRRRMGQLGFSAAREEAAT, translated from the coding sequence ATGGACGCAAGGCCCGTGGGGATGTTCGACTCTGGCGTTGGAGGGCTCGCCGTTCTGCGCGCCTTCCGCGAGCTTGCCCCTGCCGAGCGCGTCCTCTACTTCGCTGATACAGCCTGGTTTCCCTACGGCCCCCGGCCCGCCGCGGAGGTCCGAAAGCGGGCATTCGCAATCACCCATCGGCTGCTTGAGAGCGACGTCAAACTGGTGGTGGTCGCCTGCAACACCGCCTCCGCTGCTGCCCTGGCAGACCTCCGCGAGGCATTCCCCGGGGTGCCGTTCGTCGGCATGGTCCCCGGCGTGAAGCCCGCCGCCCAGCAATCCCGCAGCCGCCGGGTGGTCGTCCTTGCGACCCCCGGCACGCTCGACGGTGACCTGCTGCAGCGTGTGGTTGAGGAATTCGGGCGAGGGACGCAGGTCGTCCGTGTCGCCGGGCATGGCCTCGCCGAGGCCGTCGAAGCAGGCGAGGTGAGCTCCCCGGCGGTCCGTGCCCGCCTCCGCGAGCTTCTCGGGCCCGAAGTCGCGCGCGGTGCCGATACGGTGGTCCTCGGCTGCACGCACTACGCCTTCCTCGGTCCGGTCATCGCGGCGGAGTTCCCGGGCATCGCAACGGTCGACACCTCGGTCCCGGTGGCGCGGCGGGCCGTCGACCTGCTGCGGGAGATGGATGCGCTCAGCCCCGGGCCGGGCGGTATCGACCTCATCGTCAGCCAGGACCCGGAAGAGTTTCGGCGGCGCATGGGGCAGCTCGGCTTTTCCGCGGCGCGGGAGGAGGCCGCCACGTGA
- a CDS encoding 2-phosphosulfolactate phosphatase — translation MTPELDVLLVPPGDRWPDTDACAVVDALRATTMAATLLHSGATAVIAAETESAARALARELGALLAGEVGGLPPAGFDLGNSPSSVKAATVAGREVVLFTTNGTRALCAAAARGPAAAACALNAAAAARWLAEWHRVAIVCAGEARGTVFALEDLAAAACIVRALVAARPGLELGDGARLALMLPDPVTAIGASAHADALRALGLGEDIAAAQAVDTVPFVPVVTARGAGWVRLEPVRA, via the coding sequence ATGACCCCAGAGCTGGACGTCCTGCTGGTGCCGCCGGGGGACCGCTGGCCGGATACGGATGCCTGCGCCGTCGTCGACGCGCTCCGGGCCACGACGATGGCCGCTACGCTCCTCCACAGCGGGGCGACCGCGGTCATCGCCGCAGAGACAGAGTCGGCAGCGCGAGCCCTTGCCAGGGAGCTCGGCGCGTTGCTCGCGGGGGAGGTCGGCGGGCTCCCCCCGGCAGGGTTCGACCTCGGCAATAGCCCGTCCAGCGTGAAGGCGGCCACCGTTGCCGGCAGGGAGGTGGTGCTCTTCACGACGAACGGCACGCGCGCCCTCTGCGCCGCTGCGGCGAGGGGCCCGGCGGCAGCGGCGTGCGCGCTCAATGCGGCGGCCGCTGCACGATGGCTGGCGGAGTGGCATCGGGTCGCCATCGTCTGCGCGGGGGAAGCGCGCGGAACGGTGTTTGCGCTCGAGGACCTGGCGGCCGCCGCCTGCATCGTCCGGGCGCTGGTCGCTGCGCGGCCCGGCCTCGAACTCGGGGACGGGGCACGGCTGGCGCTCATGCTCCCGGACCCCGTGACAGCAATCGGCGCCAGCGCGCACGCGGACGCACTCCGGGCACTGGGCCTCGGGGAAGACATCGCTGCGGCGCAGGCGGTCGACACCGTACCGTTCGTGCCGGTCGTCACGGCACGGGGCGCCGGGTGGGTCCGCCTGGAGCCGGTCCGCGCCTGA
- a CDS encoding DUF4129 domain-containing protein, which yields MIGAAAIALALLADALALATLGVLVSLMFDAGAPAAGLAAVLTVLGAGFVLPRVVGAALDERRTTASLLGLALAIVYTAAGLEATGDLSAWTFRWLPDFYREPEATMRAGAPAVAAALVLAAAWARGAIRSDQDFDLEGHPRTLLVPFAIVIAAAVLGAGSSRAGDLATLTAAFFAVAVLSLACAQLALGGATLGTVRAGGVAGALLGGVGAIAVVGFLLFGVAARLLGPTVLPAVGAAVEAVLIVVLTPVAWVLTAIFERLFSGIDPFEGLNRAIEQAGQQSRGEPAGDTSVAEQVGLFGLRTLALLAFVGLLAGIVLAWTRARRRYARLREASASAGAAGSLRDDIRSMLGALFRGRAGGRPSPGDSAAARLYLEVLDDAEHRGRPRQPSQTPHEFAPVLHQTFMTAVTDDITRAFELARYGGREPGPAELAELERRWRDVRRGPAPGGPTRRPVP from the coding sequence ATGATCGGCGCTGCGGCGATCGCACTGGCGCTCCTCGCCGATGCCCTGGCGCTCGCGACGCTCGGGGTGCTCGTCAGCCTCATGTTCGACGCCGGCGCACCGGCTGCCGGGCTCGCCGCTGTGCTCACCGTGCTGGGGGCCGGGTTCGTCCTGCCCCGGGTGGTCGGTGCCGCCCTCGACGAGCGCCGCACGACGGCTTCGCTGCTCGGGCTGGCCCTCGCTATCGTCTACACGGCCGCGGGCCTCGAGGCCACGGGGGACCTCTCGGCCTGGACGTTTCGCTGGCTCCCCGACTTTTACCGCGAGCCGGAGGCGACGATGCGCGCGGGCGCACCCGCCGTCGCCGCTGCGCTTGTCCTGGCGGCGGCCTGGGCCCGCGGCGCCATCCGGAGCGACCAGGACTTCGACCTCGAAGGGCACCCCCGGACGCTCTTGGTTCCCTTTGCCATCGTCATCGCCGCCGCGGTCCTGGGCGCCGGCTCCTCTCGCGCCGGTGACCTCGCAACGCTCACGGCCGCGTTCTTCGCGGTTGCCGTCCTCTCCCTGGCATGTGCGCAGCTGGCGCTCGGAGGTGCGACCCTCGGCACGGTACGGGCAGGTGGAGTCGCCGGCGCCTTGCTCGGCGGCGTGGGCGCGATCGCGGTTGTGGGCTTTCTGCTGTTCGGTGTCGCGGCCCGGCTCCTGGGCCCGACCGTCCTGCCGGCCGTGGGCGCTGCCGTGGAGGCGGTGCTGATCGTCGTCCTCACGCCCGTCGCCTGGGTCCTCACAGCCATCTTCGAGCGCCTGTTCAGCGGAATCGACCCTTTCGAGGGACTGAACCGCGCCATCGAACAGGCGGGCCAGCAGTCCCGGGGCGAGCCCGCCGGCGACACCTCGGTCGCTGAGCAGGTGGGGCTGTTCGGCCTCCGCACGCTGGCGCTCCTGGCTTTTGTCGGCCTGCTCGCCGGCATCGTCCTCGCCTGGACACGTGCGCGGCGCCGCTACGCCCGGCTCCGCGAAGCGTCTGCCTCAGCCGGCGCTGCCGGGAGCCTTCGGGACGACATCCGTTCGATGCTTGGTGCGTTGTTCCGCGGCCGCGCGGGAGGGCGGCCATCGCCCGGCGATTCAGCCGCTGCGCGCCTCTACCTGGAGGTGCTCGACGATGCCGAACACCGGGGACGTCCTCGCCAGCCGTCGCAAACACCGCACGAGTTCGCCCCGGTCCTCCACCAGACCTTCATGACTGCGGTAACCGACGACATCACCCGGGCCTTCGAACTGGCGCGCTACGGCGGCCGCGAGCCCGGACCCGCCGAGCTGGCTGAGCTCGAGCGGCGCTGGCGGGATGTCAGGCGCGGACCGGCTCCAGGCGGACCCACCCGGCGCCCCGTGCCGTGA
- a CDS encoding DUF58 domain-containing protein, whose amino-acid sequence MPFRESWPVLGGLLFIVGFGAGLPLVAMVGLGTMALGVTSRWWSNHLFDRLELRRSLAERRVFINEPVELEVRLVNRKPLPLPWFEWRLGLSEHLRAAGERLAASAVPGLHYLVQRGAIGWYAAERWTVTLTAARRGYHQVGPASIRSSDILGAWPARTEDAELDHLVVYPRVYRLPDLGLPAERPFGDARGGERIFEDPLRIAGLREYRPGDPLRRIDWKATARAGDLRSRVYEPSATRLLYVLLNIDTLEHAWEGYLSDELERLVSVAASVIAWAAGARYAVGLLANGAYPDADRPIRLPPSRSRDQLVRLLEALAVVQPLTMGDLAGAIRREMGRIEAGSTLIAVAALVPAPLAEALSRLAAEGHRVHLLATTDRAARATIPGVTVERVAADFQPAEALA is encoded by the coding sequence ATGCCCTTCCGCGAATCCTGGCCGGTGCTCGGCGGGCTGCTCTTCATCGTCGGCTTCGGCGCGGGGCTGCCGCTCGTCGCCATGGTCGGACTCGGCACCATGGCGCTCGGGGTCACCTCCCGCTGGTGGTCGAACCACCTCTTCGACCGTCTCGAACTCCGGCGCTCGCTCGCGGAGCGGCGCGTGTTCATCAACGAGCCGGTGGAGCTCGAGGTCAGGCTTGTGAACCGCAAGCCCCTGCCGCTGCCCTGGTTCGAGTGGCGCCTCGGCCTGAGTGAGCACCTCCGCGCTGCCGGCGAGCGGCTCGCTGCGTCGGCGGTGCCCGGACTGCACTACCTCGTCCAGCGCGGCGCCATCGGCTGGTACGCCGCCGAACGGTGGACCGTCACGCTCACCGCGGCCCGCCGCGGCTACCACCAGGTCGGGCCGGCATCCATCCGCTCTTCCGACATCCTCGGGGCCTGGCCCGCCCGGACTGAAGACGCCGAACTTGACCATCTGGTGGTCTATCCGCGGGTGTACCGCCTGCCCGACCTGGGCCTGCCCGCGGAGCGGCCGTTCGGCGATGCGCGCGGCGGCGAGCGGATTTTCGAAGACCCGCTGCGCATCGCCGGTCTTCGCGAATACCGCCCCGGCGACCCCCTCCGGCGTATCGATTGGAAGGCCACGGCCCGGGCGGGCGACCTGCGGTCACGCGTGTACGAACCCTCGGCCACCCGGCTTCTCTACGTCCTCCTCAACATCGATACCCTCGAGCACGCCTGGGAGGGCTACCTTTCCGATGAGCTCGAACGGCTCGTCTCCGTCGCTGCCTCCGTCATCGCCTGGGCCGCCGGCGCGCGCTACGCGGTGGGCCTGCTCGCCAACGGCGCCTACCCCGACGCCGACCGCCCCATCCGCCTCCCCCCGTCGCGGTCGCGCGACCAGCTCGTCCGTCTCCTCGAAGCGCTCGCCGTCGTGCAGCCGCTCACCATGGGCGACCTCGCCGGCGCCATCCGCCGCGAGATGGGCCGCATCGAAGCTGGCTCGACGCTCATCGCCGTGGCCGCCCTCGTCCCGGCGCCGCTCGCAGAGGCGCTGTCGCGGCTCGCAGCCGAGGGGCATCGCGTCCACCTGCTGGCGACAACCGACCGCGCCGCTCGCGCAACCATCCCCGGCGTGACGGTGGAGCGGGTTGCTGCTGACTTTCAGCCCGCCGAGGCCCTCGCATGA